In Shewanella glacialimarina, the genomic stretch CTATTTAGATAATAAAAAGTATACCGATGATATGAATAAGCTGGGTTTAGGTGCGGATCCCTGGATAGTGGAGAATAAATTTTATTCCATCGATGCTGTAGTGGTAAATAATAGTGATTTTACGTTAACCGCAACAGCAAAGGGAACTCAAGCGACTCGCGATTCGGCTTGCGCTTCAATTACCTTAAATGCAGCAGGAAACAAATTGCCTAAGGAGTGTTGGAAATGAAGTTATTACCTTTACTTATCGTTGGTTTAGCATTCAGTATCACGGCTCATAGTGATGAGTTACCGCTCACCTATAAATGTTTTATTGAAACTCAAAACGGTGTAGATATAGCTAATTTTAGTTGGCTTGAAAGTGATTTGATAAAAGAACAGGCTGCGCTATTGACTCAGGATGTTAGCACTATGACAGGTAAACGCGGTGTTGTGAGGCATATTGACGAATGTGTAAAACTTGAACAAAAATTTAAGTCCAAAATAGCCAATAAAATGGATGAAGAAATTACTCAATAACTCATCAACTTAGAAATTTATTTTATTGTGTAAAAAAGGTAGCCATCGGCTACCTTTTTTAATTGCAGTTTACACTAGCCGTGATTGCTGAAACTCGTCCGGACACGCCAATTGTTATTCCTTTAGAGTCAGGATTACT encodes the following:
- a CDS encoding type IV pilin protein — translated: MKLKNGFTLIELMITVVVIGILASIAYPSYTQFVAKGARADGVAGLMNAANRQEQYYLDNKKYTDDMNKLGLGADPWIVENKFYSIDAVVVNNSDFTLTATAKGTQATRDSACASITLNAAGNKLPKECWK
- a CDS encoding TapY2 family type IVa secretion system protein → MKLLPLLIVGLAFSITAHSDELPLTYKCFIETQNGVDIANFSWLESDLIKEQAALLTQDVSTMTGKRGVVRHIDECVKLEQKFKSKIANKMDEEITQ